A window of the Coprobacter fastidiosus genome harbors these coding sequences:
- a CDS encoding glycoside hydrolase family 13 protein, with protein MRKLISFCLFFFCIAGLQAAINIKRIDPAFWWCGMKNKELQIMVYGDKIGDAKASLKYPGVTLEKTVRLDSPNYLFLYLNISDNAKPGKMTIRFDQGKEHTSRTFELLQRNGPDRDYTGFDASDVLYLIMPDRFADGDPKTNVIPSMRFPAPVNRNDPNARHGGDLQGIEQHLDYIQNLGVTAIWLNPVLENDMPGGSYHGYATTDYYKVDPRFGTNEYYKGLIEKCHERNMKVVMDMIFNHCGSEHIWFLDRPSKDWFNFPDGYVQTSYRLTPHFDPYVSTYDKNIMDMGWFVESMPDLNQHNPHLMKYLTQNSIWWIEYSGIDGIRMDTHPYVFFDSMAEWCKEIQNEYPDFNIVGECWYNTEAGSAYWQENSILDKTRNSHLKTVMDFPLQGIVREAFMSQTDSWTGLNKIYDRLALDFMYSDPMAVLTFLDNHDTDRFLSEEPDNLGFFKQAIAFLLTTRGIPQIYYGTEILMHGNKKESDGLVRLDFPGGFPGDKVNDFIAADRTPLQNEAFDFIQKILKWRKGNEVISKGNMTHFMPTNGIYLYQRKFKDKRIIVIMNGNDTAKSIDMSRYKEILKPGEGGIDIISGEPFICSPRMEFAPRALYIIDMTP; from the coding sequence ATGAGAAAATTAATTTCCTTTTGTTTATTCTTTTTCTGCATAGCCGGGTTGCAGGCTGCAATCAATATTAAACGTATAGATCCGGCTTTCTGGTGGTGCGGTATGAAAAACAAAGAATTGCAAATCATGGTATACGGCGATAAAATCGGTGACGCGAAAGCATCTCTCAAATATCCGGGTGTCACCTTAGAAAAAACCGTACGCCTCGACAGTCCCAATTACCTATTTTTATATCTGAATATATCGGATAATGCAAAACCGGGTAAGATGACCATCCGATTCGATCAGGGAAAAGAACACACATCCCGCACTTTCGAATTACTACAACGGAACGGACCCGACCGGGACTATACGGGATTCGATGCATCGGACGTACTGTATTTGATCATGCCCGACCGATTTGCCGATGGAGACCCGAAAACAAATGTAATACCGTCCATGCGGTTTCCTGCTCCTGTAAATCGTAATGATCCCAATGCCCGTCATGGAGGCGATCTGCAAGGCATAGAACAACATCTGGATTATATACAAAATCTGGGAGTGACAGCTATCTGGCTGAATCCGGTACTGGAGAACGACATGCCGGGAGGATCTTATCACGGATACGCTACGACGGATTACTACAAAGTAGATCCGCGCTTCGGGACGAATGAATATTACAAAGGGCTGATTGAAAAATGTCACGAACGAAATATGAAAGTGGTAATGGACATGATCTTCAACCACTGCGGGAGTGAACATATATGGTTTCTCGACCGCCCTTCGAAAGATTGGTTCAACTTTCCGGACGGATATGTACAGACTTCTTATCGGTTGACGCCTCATTTCGATCCTTACGTTTCAACTTACGATAAAAATATTATGGATATGGGATGGTTTGTGGAGTCGATGCCCGACCTGAACCAACATAATCCGCACTTGATGAAATACCTTACGCAAAACAGCATCTGGTGGATCGAATACTCCGGTATCGACGGCATAAGAATGGATACTCATCCGTATGTATTTTTCGATTCGATGGCGGAGTGGTGCAAAGAGATTCAGAACGAATATCCCGACTTCAACATCGTAGGAGAATGCTGGTACAATACAGAAGCGGGATCGGCTTACTGGCAGGAAAACAGCATATTGGACAAAACCCGAAATTCGCATCTGAAAACGGTTATGGACTTCCCGCTTCAGGGAATCGTACGGGAGGCTTTTATGTCCCAAACCGACAGTTGGACCGGATTGAACAAAATATACGACCGTCTTGCTCTGGATTTTATGTATAGCGATCCTATGGCTGTACTTACATTCCTCGATAATCATGACACCGACCGATTTTTATCGGAAGAGCCCGATAATCTGGGTTTCTTCAAACAAGCCATTGCATTTTTACTGACGACACGGGGCATCCCGCAAATTTATTATGGAACGGAAATACTGATGCACGGAAACAAAAAGGAAAGCGACGGACTGGTACGGCTCGACTTTCCGGGTGGCTTTCCGGGAGACAAAGTGAATGATTTTATCGCTGCCGACCGGACTCCCTTACAAAATGAAGCTTTCGATTTCATTCAAAAAATCTTGAAATGGCGCAAAGGTAATGAAGTGATCAGTAAAGGCAATATGACACATTTCATGCCGACAAACGGCATTTACCTCTACCAAAGAAAATTTAAAGATAAACGCATCATCGTTATTATGAACGGTAACGATACTGCAAAAAGCATCGATATGAGTCGCTATAAAGAGATACTGAAACCGGGTGAGGGAGGTATAGATATAATCAGCGGAGAACCTTTTATATGCTCCCCTCGAATGGAGTTTGCTCCAAGAGCTTTATATATTATAGATATGACTCCATAG
- a CDS encoding RHS repeat domain-containing protein — MVSPNRLQRRVTYTFTYNVYGQKIGMSDPSAGTIEWRYGPFGNQTYKKDANGVETRTLYDSYGRKDSIHISKDNKELRTVKFGYDNYNRLLQVVENTGSRFYKYDRYGRLSEDIQYIDDYFSLERKYAYNELGQISWINYYGYLPCTIGRVHYTYANGHKTEIKVDASAPAWKLVAENDMGLPVSIETGPLTRTFEYDRYGFPLKRTVTCGDRIIQDMSTRFDSHTGNLTWRQDNTRNIREDFSYDALNRLTGFNGKTITYDGKGNITDHSGVGSFEYAEDRPYAIEYITPYGDYVPEAAQEITYNELLRPQKIVEGDIETSFQYDYDGNFNYERIEGTDSLGKEFFREHFSWDNKYEELNGYHFGGVLYLDGDVFSATTAWCTSPIGGENEWEYLYICRDYMGSITHVIDKSGNVLQELSYDPWGRFRDPDTQELYAPGETPELLLLRGYCGHKHVEYHGLIHMNARLYDPVIGRFLSPDPYVQMPDFSQNFNRYTYCLNNPLVYKDENGEFIIAFFSHFIKGLVKKQNPFKTGWQGVKNEYMLLKGLFSGGSQRTKSRFTRELPQTAAGFWASYFSNLFGFTRKVSSWGGATVSQLEPAFLKGSKAFTLGSYIMGGSSIEADPNNVIFQHEYGHYLQSQEMGWSYLFKVAIPSLKSAAGDGMHCFFKTEQDANMRALIYLSENVEGFYRSEDVDYNN, encoded by the coding sequence ATGGTCAGCCCGAATCGATTACAGCGCCGGGTAACATACACATTCACCTATAATGTGTACGGACAGAAAATCGGAATGTCCGATCCGAGTGCCGGTACGATCGAGTGGAGATACGGTCCTTTTGGAAATCAGACTTATAAAAAAGATGCGAATGGGGTCGAGACCCGAACTTTGTATGATTCTTACGGGCGAAAAGACTCGATTCATATCTCCAAAGACAATAAAGAGTTGCGTACTGTCAAGTTCGGTTATGACAATTATAACCGTTTATTGCAAGTTGTCGAAAATACCGGTTCGCGTTTTTATAAGTACGACCGGTATGGCCGCTTATCGGAAGATATACAGTATATCGATGATTATTTTAGTTTAGAACGCAAGTATGCTTATAATGAGTTGGGGCAGATAAGTTGGATAAATTATTACGGTTATTTGCCGTGTACGATAGGGAGAGTGCATTACACGTATGCCAATGGGCATAAGACCGAGATCAAAGTCGATGCTTCTGCTCCGGCATGGAAGCTTGTTGCCGAGAATGATATGGGATTGCCCGTATCGATAGAGACGGGACCGCTGACCCGGACTTTTGAATACGACCGGTACGGATTTCCGTTAAAACGTACCGTAACCTGCGGTGATCGGATTATTCAGGATATGAGTACCCGATTCGATTCTCATACCGGAAATCTGACCTGGCGGCAAGATAATACGCGGAATATCCGGGAAGATTTTTCTTATGATGCCTTGAACCGTCTCACAGGATTTAACGGCAAGACGATAACTTATGACGGAAAGGGAAACATCACCGACCATTCCGGAGTCGGGTCTTTCGAATATGCCGAAGACCGTCCTTATGCGATAGAGTATATTACACCTTACGGAGATTATGTTCCGGAGGCTGCACAAGAAATTACCTATAATGAATTGTTGCGCCCTCAGAAGATAGTTGAGGGGGATATAGAAACTTCGTTCCAGTATGATTATGACGGAAACTTTAATTATGAGAGGATCGAAGGAACAGATTCTCTCGGAAAAGAATTTTTTAGAGAGCATTTTTCATGGGATAATAAATATGAGGAGCTGAACGGTTATCATTTCGGCGGAGTGTTGTATCTCGACGGAGATGTCTTTTCGGCGACCACCGCTTGGTGTACGTCACCGATAGGGGGAGAAAATGAGTGGGAATACCTCTATATATGTCGTGATTATATGGGTAGCATTACCCATGTTATAGACAAATCCGGAAATGTATTGCAAGAATTGAGTTACGATCCGTGGGGACGTTTCCGCGATCCCGATACGCAGGAACTGTATGCTCCGGGAGAGACGCCCGAATTGCTTTTGTTGCGGGGGTATTGCGGACATAAACATGTTGAGTATCACGGATTGATACACATGAATGCCCGGCTGTATGATCCTGTAATAGGACGCTTTCTCAGCCCCGATCCCTATGTGCAGATGCCGGATTTCAGCCAAAATTTTAACCGTTACACCTATTGCTTGAATAATCCGTTGGTTTATAAAGATGAGAATGGAGAGTTTATTATAGCATTTTTTTCTCATTTTATAAAAGGTTTAGTCAAAAAACAGAATCCTTTTAAAACAGGTTGGCAGGGAGTTAAGAATGAATATATGCTTCTAAAGGGTTTGTTTTCCGGAGGAAGTCAACGGACAAAGAGTCGTTTCACTCGGGAACTTCCGCAAACAGCTGCCGGTTTTTGGGCATCTTATTTTAGTAATTTATTTGGTTTTACTCGTAAAGTAAGCAGTTGGGGCGGGGCGACTGTTTCGCAATTAGAACCGGCATTCTTGAAAGGAAGCAAAGCATTTACATTGGGTTCGTATATTATGGGAGGCAGTAGTATTGAAGCCGATCCCAATAACGTCATCTTTCAGCATGAGTACGGGCACTATTTGCAGAGCCAGGAGATGGGATGGAGTTACCTGTTCAAGGTCGCTATTCCGAGTTTGAAAAGTGCTGCGGGAGATGGGATGCATTGTTTTTTTAAGACGGAGCAAGATGCCAATATGCGGGCGTTAATTTATCTGAGTGAAAATGTTGAGGGATTTTATCGAAGTGAAGATGTAGATTATAATAATTAA